The genomic interval ACTGACCGTATCCATTGTTCTGTTTATTCTCGTGTCTTGTTTATTTATCTATGCATTGATCATCGGCAGTTATGACGAAAAAACGGGTGAATATTGGATACTGAGGCACATTGATCAACTTCAACAAGAACCCGGCTGGCTATTTCTTTTTTTAGGAAGTGCATTATTAATTGTCACTCCAGAAAGTCTGGCGGTGTTACGCAAAACACCGAATCGTCGGACCGCTTAATTTCCAAGAGCCGGTATAGGCTATAGCCAATGATGTGGTCCGACAACTCGGTGCGTCCCGGCATCACACGATTAACATAAGAACGGTTTCCTTTGTCGGTACAACAATCCACTGCTTAGAGACCTGACACCTGACCTTCCGCTTGTGCCACCATCAACCAATAATCTCGACGTGTTTCCCGAAATTGAAATCCACACTTACGGTAAAGAGCGATTGCCGGATTTTGTGGATGTACGGTCAGCGATACCTGTTGATACCCATGTTGCCAGGCGGCCTCTAACGCCGCCATCATCATAGGCCGGCCCAGTCCCTGGTGTTGAAAGGGCGATTCCAGAGCGATACCCAGTTGCGGTGTCTGTTGGTCAACATATGCCAATCCTGTTCCTTCGGGTAACAGCCGCATCCAACAGGCACCTGCTTCCTGACCGGACACAACAGCAACCACACCAACATCTCCGGGCATCCCCCAGTATTCGGCATATATGCGGACACCGGGATCCTGCAACACCGAACGCGGGCGCAGTGCTGCAGGCGGTGGATCCCATAAGGCAATGTGCAGCCAGTTCCAAAGTTGCTCCTGATCACTCCGGATCAACGGGCGGAATTCAATCGACATGGTAGCTCCTTAATCAACGATAACCGGCAGAGATTCACGCGCATGAGCAAAGATCATGTGGATGTCTTCCGGCAACACCCGACTACGCGATAACGGAGGCAACTGATCAGCCTCGAAAAAGCCGATTTCTGAGATTTCGGTGTTAATGACCGGCTTCCCGGAAACCAGCTGACAGATGAAAAACAGTTTGTAAATATGAAATGGAAATACCGGCTCATAGGGATGAACCGCCCGGTCTCTGATGGCGACCAAGCGCGGCTGCCCGACCACATAACCCGATTCCTCCAGGACTTCACGCACCACCCCATGGGAAGGCGTCTCACTCACGTCTGCCCAGCCGCCAGGCAGAGTCCAGCAGTTATCCTCACGTTCTCTGACCAGCAGAATTTTATTATCCTCAATCACACCGGCGCGCAAGTCGATCTTGGGTGTTGGATAGCCGGTTTCCGGCATAAACAGGTTCTGAATCTGCTCCACCGGCGCTCCGCTCAGATGTGAAAACATCTGATAGGCGATGTCGGCAATGCTGTCAAAACGCTCCAGGTCATACGGGTCTTTGGAATACGCTTTTCCCGCCTGACTCACAGCCTGCAACTGTTTTACCCATTCAATCCATGGATTCATCATGTCAGTTTCCAGTTCATTCACAAGTTTTCACACTACCACCTTCACCTTCAAAACAACAACAGTGGTTGAGTCCTGCCGGCAACCGTTGAATACTGCGCACTCTCATCTCATCAGGGGACAGCGATTATGAAGATTGGCATTATCGGCGCAGGTATGGTCGGTACCAGTATCTGCGACTACGTACTCACCCTGGGCAGCTGCCGGGAGCTGGTACTGCTCGACCGCAACGAGGACCGGGCACGCGGTGAGCTGATGGACTTTGGCCACACTAATGCGCTGACATTCAGTAAAAACACCGCCCTGAAATCCGGCAGCGATTATGCACTGCTCGCGGATGCCGAAGTGGTGGTCATCACCGCCGGACAACAAATCAAACCAGGACAATCACGCCTGGAACTGGCGGAAGTTAACTCGCGGATCTGTGTCGACATTGCCCGTCAGATTTATCAGTACTCACCCAATGCTATTCTGATCGTGGTGACTAACCCCTGCGACATCGCCGCATATTCCATCATTGCCAATACGCCTTTTCAGCCGCATCAGGTGATCAGCAGCGGTTGTATCATCGATACGGCCCGACTGATGAAGCTGGTCAGTGATCGGGTGGGCGTCGACCCGAAAAACGTATTTGGCTACATCCTCGGCGAGCACGGCAGTCACTGTTTTATGCCCTGGAGTCTGGTCAGCGTGGCGGGTCAGCCCATCGATTATTTCTGCCAGCAGAATGGCATAGAGAAAATCCAGCCCGATCAGCTGTTGGAAGAAGTCCGTCAGGTTGGTTATGAAATCTTTCGCCTCAAGCAAAACACCAGTCACGGCATTGCTGCGAGCGTGTTTCGAATTATTCAGGCCATTGAGATCAATGAACATTCAGTATTACCAGTCGGGGTCATGCCACAGGGAGAATATGGTCTGAATGACGTGGTATTGAGTTTGCCGGCGGTGGTTAACCGCAACGGGATTGAGAAAATCCTGATTCACCCGTTTACCTCAGAGGAACAGGCAACCTTGTCGGCGATTGCCTCGGCTCTCAGTGAAACCTTAACCGACATCGGACCACTGTAATCATGCAAACCATTGGCATTCTGGGCGGTATGAGCTGGGAAAGTACCGCTACCTATTACCGCACCATTAACGAAGCCGTGCGTCATCGCCTGGGTGGATTACATTCCGCGGCGATTATCCTCAACAGTGTGGATTTTGCTGTGATTGAAACACTTCAACAGGCAGGCAACTGGCAGCAGGCTGGAGAACTCCTGTCTTCTGCCGCACAAAGCATAGAAGCTGCCGGTGCGGACTTTCTGATCATCGCCACCAATACCATGCATAAGGTGGCTGAGCAGAT from Gynuella sunshinyii YC6258 carries:
- a CDS encoding NUDIX hydrolase, producing MMNPWIEWVKQLQAVSQAGKAYSKDPYDLERFDSIADIAYQMFSHLSGAPVEQIQNLFMPETGYPTPKIDLRAGVIEDNKILLVREREDNCWTLPGGWADVSETPSHGVVREVLEESGYVVGQPRLVAIRDRAVHPYEPVFPFHIYKLFFICQLVSGKPVINTEISEIGFFEADQLPPLSRSRVLPEDIHMIFAHARESLPVIVD
- a CDS encoding lactate/malate family dehydrogenase translates to MKIGIIGAGMVGTSICDYVLTLGSCRELVLLDRNEDRARGELMDFGHTNALTFSKNTALKSGSDYALLADAEVVVITAGQQIKPGQSRLELAEVNSRICVDIARQIYQYSPNAILIVVTNPCDIAAYSIIANTPFQPHQVISSGCIIDTARLMKLVSDRVGVDPKNVFGYILGEHGSHCFMPWSLVSVAGQPIDYFCQQNGIEKIQPDQLLEEVRQVGYEIFRLKQNTSHGIAASVFRIIQAIEINEHSVLPVGVMPQGEYGLNDVVLSLPAVVNRNGIEKILIHPFTSEEQATLSAIASALSETLTDIGPL
- a CDS encoding GNAT family N-acetyltransferase, translated to MSIEFRPLIRSDQEQLWNWLHIALWDPPPAALRPRSVLQDPGVRIYAEYWGMPGDVGVVAVVSGQEAGACWMRLLPEGTGLAYVDQQTPQLGIALESPFQHQGLGRPMMMAALEAAWQHGYQQVSLTVHPQNPAIALYRKCGFQFRETRRDYWLMVAQAEGQVSGL